Within the Paramormyrops kingsleyae isolate MSU_618 chromosome 2, PKINGS_0.4, whole genome shotgun sequence genome, the region GTAACTGATTGACGACACGCTGTCTGAGTACAGATGATGTGCTATGCGAATTTTGCTCTCTGTAGGGGAGCGATTCAATTTCTGATCCATGGCCAGTTTGTCAGATATGTTGTCGCGTTGCTGTTTATTCCAGTCCCGTGATCACTGTCGCAGAGAGGCGCCTATATTTTCGCGGCCGTCAGATTTTGTTCCCGACTTGACCCGTTTACTGGCGATTGCACATGGTATAAGTTGCTTTGCCTTAAGAGTTTTTTAAATTGAGACAGAAAACATCACTTACTACTAGAGATGAATATGCAGTCCCTGCCTTCTGTCAGATCAGCTGGCTAAccagtttcctccaggtatcAAATGCATCGCCGCAACAAGGCCACCTAAGGATGTCCACAGATGATAGCATCTCCGAGGACGTGTCCAGTTCTGGAGCTTTGGACCACGACAGTGTGGAGGAGAGTGGTGGCAAGGAAAGTGAGGCCTCCATCATCTCGTTTGAGGACTCCCCATCAGGACTTGCTGGTCCAGGGGAGGAGCATCCCCCCGTACAGTCAGTACGAGCCCTGCAGGGGTTCATCCAGGCTGCCACTGGGGTTGTGAAGAGCCAGGATCCTTCAGTGCCAAAATTCAATAGCGGACACAAGAGCAGGTTTGTACACCTTCGTAATCTTTGTCTCTCATGCCATTCATGGGTCCAGAAAAAGTTTTGGTgaagaaaatgattaaaatgaagCAAAATGTTAATCTGTTATTATATTCCAGTTAATGCTAACTTCAAATTTTAGGTTGGAGGGTAATACCTCTTACACATATTGGTGTGATAGATTGATGAGAAGCTTCAGgcagtaaaaaatatatagaatacATATTGCCTGTTGCAGGAGTTTGTGCCTCAGTCCAGGCAATGAGTTTAGCTCTGGAAAAAGTTTGCCAGCCATCAAGCCCAGTCCCCTGCAGACACTGACAGCACTGGTGCAGGAGATCCAGAGCAGCGGGGAGACTGGCCAAGAGCTGTGGAAGGACAGCGAGGTGACACGTTTCTTTCTTCTTCACCTGTGAAAAAGTCCAGAAGACTGATTTTGATTGGAGAGTGATTTAGGTTGCAGTGTTGGAGCACAAGTACAGATTGATCTAGGATGGAGTGTTGGAACACTGGTCCTGACTGCAGTGTGGGATCTCTAGTGCAGATTACAGAGCTGGTCTAGATTTCACTGAAGAAATGCAAATCCACACTGCAGTATGGAACAGTCTCCATTAAACATTAATGTGTGATGTTAGTGGAATTATCCAGAGATTTGTATTTATTACGTTattaataaaaagtaaatttCTATGTGAACTGGCATGTATGTTAGGGTTGGGTCGATAGACGATGCCATCGTCCATCACCGATGGCCGATAGACATCACGATGCTGAGCCAGCATCGCGATCCTCCGCCCCGCCCCCGCCGCAGCAGCAACCAGCTCgcgaaaaacacacacttaatcacACAATATAACCAAATGAAATGCATGATTTCAATTTCCGcatctttacttattttattattattattatgaggaaataataacaaggaagttgttagcgatcacaatacaaattacagtgaaCTCCAGACGAATTACACAAACTAGTtcgtttacattaataaatgaggcATACAAAAACAGCACCTTTTTTACCAACCAAGTTTGTCGACGCCATTATAACGACACAGATCACTCTGCCTATTCATGCCAGAGTCCCACGAaaaaagtgattgacaggtggtaatttgtgtgtaacttatctttatttatttatggtttggttatgggtaaaacaaagaccatgcgggtcaggtagtggaaacggtaggctacaattaattttttcgttatgaattaattatttaacaacaaccatccctcctccccccccaacccgccGCCTACGATGACGATGCCATCGTCCATCGCGATGTTTCACATTAGACATCGTACGATGCCAAATTGGTCGACATCGCCAAACCCTAATGTATGTTTGCAAGTCCATCCATTTGACAGTTTTAATATCAGGGGGAACTGTGTTCTAATCTTCCACTTTTGCTCCtggtttaaaaataattaaagcaCATGTAGAACCTTTCCTAGATGTTTTACAGGTGGCAGTGAGCAGTCTCATTCTGAACAAAAATAAGCTGCTCTTCTGTGTTTAAAACCCTCCATGATCTGTCCACAGACAGAGCTCCCTGCCTCATATGAGGACTGTCTCCCATTGGCTGTGTCTGAAGGAAGTTTGCTTTGAAAACAGAAGCTGACCCCTtttttgctgtttgtttatGCCAAATGCCATTTTCTCTCTTTGTCCCTAACAGGGCAGATGGTTACAGCTCTTCCAGCTTGTGGAGAAGCGATACCAGGAGCAGATCCTTGCTCAGCATGAACAGTATCAGTGCCAAATTCAGGTTAACTCAAGTTATGTCCTTTATTTGGTTATTCATTAAGTACTTTTGCAAGAATTTAGAATTAAGTGAATTAAGGGTAGTGATAATTAGGGTTTAGGTGTTTAGCGTATCCAGTTTTTTTCTTCATAGCACAATAAACAACTTAAAGTTGGACCTGTTTTTCTCAGTCGGGATTTCAAAGGCTCCATCAAATGTCAGACCTGTATAATTCTTATGTCAGCCAAATTTCTGATGACAGGAACATTTAGGTTTACTCTCAGAGCAGTTTTTTGATAATTCTGGGGTATGCTGTAATCCTGCATTGGATTGTGGGGGGGCCCTGctttctgcctgctgtcatgTCGGGTTGCTGCTGCCCGCGGCAAGGGCTGTGGCCTCCATCTGAAACCCCTGTGTTTTTCACAGCTCATACAGGATGAGATCAAGGCTCTAGTCCAGCTGCAGAGCCAGCGGGCCGGGCCTCACGCCACTGAGGCTTCACAGGCCCACACGCCGGCTGGGTCCCCACTCTTCGACCTTCTCGGTGGCCTCCCTGGGGCTTCCCCTTGTCCGGGTGTGACGAAGCACTTGGGGCCCACCCACACGGAGAGCACAGTGGCAACATTACTCCTGAGCAGTGGCTACGGCACTCTGTCTGCTTCGGAACACAGTTTCACGCAAGACGCGGGGGCCGGTGGTGCCGGTGGGGCTCGCGGAGGGGACGACGACGGGCCTGGGTCGGCGCTCTCACCTTCTGCCCGCGTGCAGGACTTGGGTGCGGAGGGTGGCACCCTTGTGGGAACGCCGTCTGCCTCCCTCCTGTCCAATCCCAGCCCCCTGGCTGACCAGCCAGAAACCCACAGGTGTTTGTCAATTTCTTTCACAGAGACAAaacattaatttttttgtttattgtttcaCAACAGACACACTCTGCAGGGTAATTTAcccaaaaatattatatatttttaaaatgttcgaatatttttataatttctAAGGACCCGGTGTCTGAAGTCTCCACATCAGATCTTTTCATTAAAGCTTAACTTATTGTATTGTTTAATAATAGTTTGACTGATCCAATTGTGTGGTCCATTGAACCAAGCTTGGGGTTTATTTTTCAGCCCGTTGTTGACCACCTGGGCCCAGAAGCTGAGGCGCAGGCAGTGGAAgggcggggcggggcagggCGGACCGGCTCAGGGGGCTCAGCTAGGCGGGCCGGAGCAGACGACCCACGATGGAAGCACAGACGAGGCACACAACGTGAGTTCATCTCCTGCGTCCCGGTGTGTCGAGCTGAATGAGACCCCACAGGTCACAACGTGTGTCTGCTCTTCATGACTCACTATGAGGGGACAATTTCAGCAAATCGATCATTTCAGCTTACACCAATACAAACTTAACACACGTCTGTTATGAACAAATAATTTAATCCACGTGTGGACACAAGAAGCCACAGTTTACTTGGTTAACATGACAACCAGTCTGTCTCTTTAACCAGACTGCAGAGTTATCATGTCTTGGCATACATACATGCGTGCACGCATAAAAGGTAACAGGTGCAACTTGCTCACTTCCTCACACCTCGGAGGACCTCACAGAAGCTCTCACAATCCATAGGTTCATGGTAAACCTGGATCCTTTGATCAGGAACCCAGTCAAAGTCCTGTGTCTACCTAGTTTCTCAAGCATTGTGTTTAGTTCATGTTCAGATGCACTACATCTCGGGGAGCTCCAGtcttgggagctgggagggagcaaaaacgtgaacggTCTGACTACCTTTGTTCATGCCATGTTTAtacctgcgtgtgtgcgtcACTCTGTGTAATTGTTAAAGCTCCCCCGGCTGGGCTTGCAGTGTGACCTCGTGTCCTGCTGAGTCAGTGTGTAACTCTGCCAACCAGGCCTCATGGTCGACTTAGGGTTGGGATGGGGATTTATGAGGCCCCAAATGCAATCTGAGAGGGGGGATGCTGTGGGAAGGTCTTCACTGTGCCCCCGCCCCTGAGTCGGGATAACGTGGCAGTGGCTGGGCTCATCGCCGCTTGAGCCTGAATCTTGCCTCTCCGGTTTCAGCATCGACCCACCGCACAGGCCTCACAGCCCTTTCACCTGAGACGCAGTGACAGCCTGGCTTCGGAAATTTCTGGTAAAGTGCCTTAGATGCTGTCATGTGCAGAGAAAGTCGTTTTTGCCTGTTATTTTTGTCTCTGAACTATTTAGaacaacataaaaatatttGGGAGACAAAAatagtttgttttatttttagtttataTATTCTGTGGCAGGTGTTTTCATTCAAAGTGACTTACAAgccaaaatataattttatctCTTTGGGAACATAAAAATATGGAATTCCACTGCGTAAATCGTTAATATTTGTATTGTAAATTAAGTACTTAACCTTAGTTAATAATAGCATGTTGAGCTGTTTCCATGGACCCCTATCCACGTTTCTGTATGAAGACCGACTTTTTACATGAATGTGGAGCAGTTTTGTGGAGCCTTGTGAAGTTGTATGTTTTAACTTCATTTGTCCCCTTGGTTGGAATCCAGGTCTCACCTACTGGAGGCTGGAGGATCATGAGCTGTATCACCCTCTGCCTGACAGCCTGGGCAGAGGTACTTTCCATCTGGGGCAGGAAAACTCGAGAAGCCTGGTATGTTCACCCAGTACCCACCCCATTCCCCTAGGCAGTCTCGCTGCCGGCCAAGTTGACTGtcttttcctcctcctcttcttcagACTCCACCTGAGGCTCCGAGGCCCCCGATCTCGCTGACGGAGATTTACAGGAATCGCCAGAGAGAAGACGCCAAAGGGCACAACTGGAGCATTTCTCCCGCCTCCAGCACGACCACTGCTCAGGTACATCTGGGTGGAAACATGACCTTTTGAAGGTTAAGATTTTGCTTTTGTAAAGTTATTTTGTTGGGTTTTGTTGGATTATATCCCTGCTTCTCTCCTTCGATTTgtcttttaaatgtataaatttGTTTCCTTCATTGGCATGTTGATGGTGTTTGTTTTTCAGCCAGTCCACTAACACCTTGTAAGCTATTTTAGTAATTGGCCAGTTGAGAAATGTTAAGGCAACATGCTTGTCTGCATGCTTTCTGCTGTTTTTGGTGTTTGCACGATGGGCTTACTGTGAAACAGCCTTAAATGAATTCTGGGTGCCTTCCCATGGCAGGTGTTGAACCTTGACCTCAACAAGGCGTACATGTGGCCTTCGGGTAGATCATCTGGCTTCACTTCGCCATTATGCTTCAGTGGACTACCATTCTCTGGCCAGTCCCATGGCCATCAGCCCGCGGGTACCCCAGTCAGCCCGGACTCCATGGCAGAGGGCATCACCAGCCACGACGTCATGGACACAGACAGCAGCTCTAGCACCAGCAGCCTCTCCGGAGTCACACCTACCAGCCAATCCCCTGTCCTGCCCACAAACAAGGAAGCTGCCTCTGCCGTGCATCCCCATGGCTCCCATGGACTTGGCAATGGCCCACCTACTTCCAAAATGGACCCACTGGAGCCTAGTCCAGCCACTGGCCGGTCCCTGGACGACCCGGTAGTTCTGTCTCTGTAAGACCATCCTGCTTCTCCATTTAACTTGAAACAAGTCTTCAGTGGGTGACTGGTTTCATTCTCCTTAACTAGTTTTCTGGTCTTCCTCACCAGTTCTTTGTCTGTGTGATAATGGTTCCTCATCGGTTCCTTGTCTGTGGAAAAGGATCCTTACCTGTTCTTCATCTATTTGATTATGGTTCTTCATCTGTATGATAATGGTTGTTCATCAGTTCCTTGTCTGTGTGATGATTTCTTTGTCTTTTTGATGGTTCTTCATTGGTTGTATTTGTGTGTGATAATAGTTCTTCACTTGTTCCTCATGTTTAATGGTTACTCAACACTTCTTCAGTAATTCTTCTGTTGAGTACTGGTTCCCACAAGCTCCTTACCTTTACATCTGTTTGATTCTTGTTCCTAACCAGTTCCTCAGCAGTCCCTTGCTCCCCTCTCTCCTTCCCAGGGTAAGGCAGAATATGCGGGAGAAAACCTCACGTCATATTGCCAACTTGCGGGCATACTATGAGTCTGAGTTAAACATCCTGCAGAGAAAACTGGACTTGGCAAAACAGCCTTCTAGCTTGGACTTGGAGAAAGCAAATCAGAGCTTGCTGGACAGGTATGAGGGAAGCAAGGCGACATTACCTGGGCTACTGCTGCACAAACAGCTCTTTGTCTCCTGCATTGAAGAATCTGCCCCAGCAATATTCATGCGCTACAAGGAAGCCAGGCACAATTTGCAGTTGATTTGCGTTTTTCTGCTAAAAATCTTTTAATCCTGGGAgtactgtttttgttttttgtaggTCATTTAGTGAAGTGAAGAAATAGCTTCACAACATTGTTTTCTCTCAGTGGAAATTCCCCACATTTAACTAATTAGTAGTTAGCAGTTAATGGAGAGCTGGTGAGCCTGCATGCATAGGGGCTTTGTGGGCATATAGTTTGTTGTATGTTTGAACATGTGATTTTGGGCCTCATCCCCCATCCCTGCTCGCTTGACAGGTGTGAGCACCTGGAGAGAGCCCTCACAGAGGCCAGTGCCCGCATCCAGGAACTGGAGAGCAGGAACCATTCTATGGAACGGCAGCTGGTAAGCCTGACAACCTCTTTTTTTGTAACTACATGCTCCTGGTTTGGGTACCTTAGACTGCAACTCCATTTAAGGTGTATTAAATGTGGGGCTGATCATCTGGCGGCCAGCTTGGTGAGCGGTACTATAGCCTCGCATCTCTAGGGTTTGGGGTACAAATCCCACCCCTGCTCTTTtagcatgttcttcctgtgttatataatagtgatactttattaatccccgtggggaaattctctttgcaTTAGAGGTCACAGAATGCTTGGGGGGCatagtgaagggcagccaccttgCGGCGTCCATGGATGTGGAGGTTAAGGGGCCTACGGACATTTGACTATTCTGCCGAAACTGGGCTCCAACTGGCAACCTGATCAcgggcacagaggcttagcccgaTAGGGCACATAATGAACCCTGTGTTGTTCTAGATAAACAGTACTTTGGCTTACTTTGACTATATAAAAGAACCACCAGTCTTGTGTTTAAAGGACACTGAGCACTCTTTCGGTGCTTGTTatcaaataaaatcaaatcaaaaaactttatttgtccccgaggggcaatttgaAGCACGTAGAGCAGTGTTGCATAGACACAGAACCAGACGTTAAAGAaatagaacaaataaataaaaataaaaaattctgaataaagtaataataataataaaaataaagaaataagtaataaaatggtTCTCAATATATACATGAGGTGCAAGTAATTAAATTAAcagttaaccataagtaattaTGAAATGATGGGTTTCTCTTCAGCATGTTATTCTAGCTCTGATACAGTAtgtttggtaatgctttacattaactgcacctccATAATGCCTTtgttatgcattcatagaacattcagtacaccttcataatgtttTCATAGAACATTTATAAGGAGCACGCAAGTATACCTTACCATCCTAGCATATACTATTTGTTATCAATGTACAtaaaagctgttaaggtatgttaggatgttaaggtttacttacatgctgcttatgaatgttgatTTATttaggtgcagttaatgtaaaatcttgctgtgtgtttttgtgagGTTTTGTCATGAGATTTTATTGTAGAAGGGAAATGGAGCTTGAGCTGCTCCTGGTGTTAGAGCTGGTGCTGGGCAGTGAGGGGTACGACCACAGGGCTGGGTGCTAATGCtgtctgtctcccccccccagacGGACTGGCCGTCGCGGTACGAGGCAGCGTGCGACGCAGCCCGGTCCCTTCAGCAGCGGCTGGACGAGGCGCGACTGAGTGAACGGGAGAAGGAGGCCTCCGCAGCCAGGTTCCGGGCCAGACTATTGCAGGCAGAGGAAGCCCTGCAAGCCACCCGCAGGGACGCCGATGACCAGGATGCCCAGATGAGGAAGGAACACAAGGCGCTGCAGGACGTGGGTGATGGCCGTCACGCCCCATGGGCATCAGCACCACATCCATGTATTGTCTGTACACTGCTGTGGTCTCAAATATTATTGCTGATTTTTCAGCTCCTTGCAGACTATGAGGCATTAGACAGAGATCACCAGAGAACTAAggtaaaaaacaataaatgttTGTTGAATATATATTGTTACAGTTTTAGTGTTTAACCTTGAAATTGTATGTGAACCATCCTGTTTTGCCAGGAGAGTTTGGTGTCCACTGAGGAAAGACTGTTTGAGTCCAATGCAGATAAATCTGAACTTAAGAGGTAAGTACAGCaaaactttttctttttaaaagaaattgaaccattttatttgcttttttgggGTTGGTAGCTTGGAGAAGCTCAGGAGAACCTGGAGCTGAGGAAGAGTGATGAATGTAATTAACACTGCGTCATCTTTAGCGTTTGTGATGGGGCAGTTTGAATCACCCCTCGGGTTACGCAAGTTTCTTATTAATGGGTTGTCCTTCGGGGTCACTGGCGGGGTGACATGTATTGCTCTCTGTCAGGATGGTCTTGAAGCTGGAGACGCAGATCAAGCAGCTGGAGTATGAGAACACAAAGGCGAGGCACGTCTCCCGCAGCCAATCGCAGCCCTCTGGGGCCGGGTAAGGGGCCGGCGTGTCATGTTAGTGTGCCGGTCATGCAAGTGCATGCTGATGTGCGTTTTCGGTGTATACTTTTAACTAGTGCGGAGCGGTATACCGGTTCATACCGAAAaccgttttttattattatgatatgAATTTTTCTTATACAGCAATACCAGTTTAAATAGCCTACACAATGTTTGGAAAGTGGCGCAGCTAGAAACTGTTTAAGGGTggacctttttcactgctgcaccgcTAAAAATGTCCCGCGAAAGATCAGAAACGGAAGATATAGCTGACGCTGGAGTTGAAAATGAGACACTGGGGATGTCAAAAATTgattctcagatactaatcgATATTAATAATTAGTATCTGACTAGACCATTATTGATACCAACAGTGCGGTTTTCGCCTCATTAACCACAATTCATACAGCAGCATTACAGcgcagcccctcccctcctctcaatAGCCGCTGAATGCATTCCTGCTGGTTAACACACACTAGGGTTCCCacggggtcttaaaaagtctaaaattcagaaagttaaatttaaggccttaaaatgtcttaaaaatgcccagattttcatcctaggtcttaaatttaatttacccaaaaagcgttgtccgcagaaaataaaactgtaaaactaatccgttggttgtgttttctggtctgcaccggtgtctgcgtggtaataaaactacaaatcccattgcgtgatcactgcagctaggcaaacaaacagtttgagaagggtctggctgcagaacgtgcactttcagccactgacgtcaggtgcacgctcagccacaacaggaagtgcaggggaatcaagcgctaacttagttcttgaggccaatgtgaacggtatgttttattatttgtattactgaatgatatacagtaaaactggtctaagtcgccggcttgtaactcgtcaatgtgcacaagtcgacgctcaagcaaaagtcccgatttttcctaatgatgtttcctttaaaattccttgtgtaagtcgccgcttgtaagtcgtcaaattcccttagtcgtcacctaaatcgcggtcccgaacaacacaaatgaatggattttcctacctgtaagtcgacaccccaatcgctgcattcccgccgcctgcttgtcaccacggcaacgTAGAAACTgagtgcggcgcgggacaagatttgatgggtgaatgcgggtgcggccggtaaggtcctcatgtatgtgcgggttgcgggagaaaAGAATTACTCccgcaaaatgtaattatcttaaaattaatttattaaaaacaaattctcatttatctactgcaacaagaacgactaaattaaaataatttatttcatgccatacattattgcaatgtaaatgttttgatgtagtgcgttagtaacttttttctctgatgactggagtgaattttttcagttaaaaggcaactactagccagATGGCTCACGTTcttatcataaaataaacacatttctacttttagagagcttttcatggagttaccttgtgaatgtcttagtttccagcatatagttcttagttgttcgtgtggtcttgaggagaacgtttctcggtcttcttatggtaaggcaaggcaagtttttattatcatacacaggggttatttaatatgctttataaaaacaagattttaaaaagttaaaccaagacaaaaaaaagcaaaatagagatgaaaaaaacttatttgaataaaaattgcttagaaaatctaaaaaatctgattaaaagtgcagtatgtcctgccccgctcgtccgctcctcctgtgtgccacgccccctcgttaaccccgtgtgaattccccgtgtttatcagctgtttccggttgtttttattatcgctgatgggtctggaatgtaatttccgcgataggcgggggatcactatatattttaaggcgtaaactataaaaaaaagtttatgtatatggtctttctatatcgcggattttcacctatcactgatgggtctggaacgtaacttccgcgatgggcgggggatcactatatattttaaggcttaaactataaaaaagtttatgtatatggtctttctatatcgcggattttcacctatggctgatgggtctggatcccccgcctgtctgtctgtctaataTAGTCAATGTGGGAACAATACAAAaacgtaaaacaaaaatgtgtcctgtaaaatgtggtaaacgcccagtcatacttccaaaaaaaaaaaataccgcCATATACCGTGAAACCAatataactttgaaaaatacagtgatataaatttttgcttATACCGCCCAGCTCTACATTTTAGCGTACTTCATTTTAGTGGAAAGTATAGCGTACTTGATGTATGATAAGGTGTCTTGCTCAAATATGCATTTAATATTGCTTCTATAGgaatatttgcatttttgtcTTTGGTTAAGATACATTTTTAGTGTGTCTATTCATTAAGCTCCATGTTGTCAACCATTCACCTGCGTTTCCCAGATTATAATCAAATAGCAGCACAGGTCACTGATGAATGTGGTTAAACTCACACTTACTCTTAAATCTCATTGTGTTAATTTTATAAATTCATGTTTATAAATCACATAAATTAGTCATCACTGATTTTGAAAGGAGTCCGTAGTTTATCCACAACTTTTATGCATGAATGCATTTTCTCAGATTGCCATTTCTATTGGCTTTGCGTAGCTGTTAATGGTTAAATGTACAGTAAGCCATGTATTTCATTATGCAGTGACTA harbors:
- the LOC111860037 gene encoding M-phase phosphoprotein 9 isoform X2, with the protein product MSTDDSISEDVSSSGALDHDSVEESGGKESEASIISFEDSPSGLAGPGEEHPPVQSVRALQGFIQAATGVVKSQDPSVPKFNSGHKSRSLCLSPGNEFSSGKSLPAIKPSPLQTLTALVQEIQSSGETGQELWKDSEGRWLQLFQLVEKRYQEQILAQHEQYQCQIQLIQDEIKALVQLQSQRAGPHATEASQAHTPAGSPLFDLLGGLPGASPCPGVTKHLGPTHTESTVATLLLSSGYGTLSASEHSFTQDAGAGGAGGARGGDDDGPGSALSPSARVQDLGAEGGTLVGTPSASLLSNPSPLADQPETHSPLLTTWAQKLRRRQWKGGAGQGGPAQGAQLGGPEQTTHDGSTDEAHNHRPTAQASQPFHLRRSDSLASEISGLTYWRLEDHELYHPLPDSLGRGTFHLGQENSRSLTPPEAPRPPISLTEIYRNRQREDAKGHNWSISPASSTTTAQVLNLDLNKAYMWPSGRSSGFTSPLCFSGLPFSGQSHGHQPAGTPVSPDSMAEGITSHDVMDTDSSSSTSSLSGVTPTSQSPVLPTNKEAASAVHPHGSHGLGNGPPTSKMDPLEPSPATGRSLDDPVVLSLVRQNMREKTSRHIANLRAYYESELNILQRKLDLAKQPSSLDLEKANQSLLDRCEHLERALTEASARIQELESRNHSMERQLTDWPSRYEAACDAARSLQQRLDEARLSEREKEASAARFRARLLQAEEALQATRRDADDQDAQMRKEHKALQDLLADYEALDRDHQRTKESLVSTEERLFESNADKSELKRMVLKLETQIKQLEYENTKARHVSRSQSQPSGAGFYHHPDLLVSPRNGAANTESSRVEQSSEQSDRDRDALHGSTGAQSPPQRVGPQDRPPAKDPAKKDPAPTPVIRALIQIDEAKADSAGSAPGHIGLGSRRPTVSFVDSDRREPISERATVIPRAQRSLSPDGPRSSSLPPRGSQASVAAARRETLLMPVSVKSSPKRCPTENFSTAFGHSPPLLYRSNPRCDRFDQSAPLPLSPSLGSRSKRRLQFTSSEQAEELTQSSNGGLESDSHTEPSEGALRVSWEMQGAEGNEEDAILGPCDTLPSYHGRLQSLADTERLFDELTQEKQQIEAALSRIPATGGRVTLQAKLDEEALEERLEKINQDLGSIRMTLKRFHVLRSSSNI